The Huiozyma naganishii CBS 8797 chromosome 9, complete genome nucleotide sequence TAAGCGCGTTGCACGCTGTAATGGAGACCAAAAATATTATAAAACTGTAGAGCACCCACGTAAATGTGCTCTCATTGAGGTCCCTTCGTTCTCTTTCTAGCATTGACAGTTGCCCTTTGTCCCACACGTGTACTAACTCTCCAAAATCAGCGGCACATTGAATCAGGGTCAATGGCAGTTCGCTTGGAACGTACCGATACAAGAAGTACTGCAATTGTTGTTTTAGTTGTAGCGGCGATGTCAACGAAACGGTCACGCTCTTAGTCAGGTCGATCGAGCTCCACGACccatcaaacacaaaatTGATCATACATATCTCTATGGTGCGGTCCGCAGTTGCTCGAATCAGTATGCTGGTCGGCGTCTGCGGGTCGAATCTTTTCTTGCTTCGAATCAAATCCCCACTGGGCCATGACCGGATATCGAAAT carries:
- the RRT6 gene encoding Rrt6p (similar to Saccharomyces cerevisiae YGL146C; ancestral locus Anc_2.327) → MLFLFLWFTLHIVLGFAFNPIKQQDAVLQFELPPVKNSLYLHSPNLNDKPFCVMINIDDYPWLDQEDILLQFDISNKVPSGINVDRFGGTSVSHGKQSVYFDIRSWPSGDLIRSKKRFDPQTPTSILIRATADRTIEICMINFVFDGSWSSIDLTKSVTVSLTSPLQLKQQLQYFLYRYVPSELPLTLIQCAADFGELVHVWDKGQLSMLERERRDLNESTFTWVLYSFIIFLVSITACNALIAWYIIAKIKRHRAL